attaaggttgatgttgtggcctcaagaacatgatgttattgagataATTAAGTGTTAAAATGATGGTATGGTGATTGATGATGTTTGATTAATGAATTAGAGCAAAAACGAAACCCGAGTCGCGAGCGTAATGTTGTTAAAATGAGAGAATCGTAACCATACGTTTTTTGCAGAAATACAGAATGTATAAACTGTATATTCTTGAATAGTAagactttattatgatataaaatattatgagGATTATTTAGGCCCTTAAATCGCTTGATTTCAATTTATGGATCAAAAGTTATAACCGTTTTAGTAAAaatgatttacgcgacaaaaactgctacaaattatgaactttataaatagaaatgatcgacttaagaaattcaaaaatcatgaaatatttacagagagtaagaaatagagtttattaactttCATAAAAGTTTCAAGTAAAAATATggattttaaattttataaaaatatcggagtcgaGGTCGTTCGGAGTAAAAACACCAAACGCAACCCACTGCTAGAAAACTGGTGCTTCTGGATTTTCAACCCCTGTTACCAAaaaaccattttcaaataatgtcttataaattttttctagatcgcGCTCGTAAAAACGGTGCGTCAATTGAGTCAacggtttgagagaaatcaacgttttggtgaaagcggtatgaatagtaaaactctgtagttgaccaaaattttaaaatgctttttacctatttaaattgattttatcAAGATGAAacttttattataaatattaaaagcactcaagaagctcctcgaggtggttttgtactaaaatattaatttttcaatttaataAAAATGTTATAGTGCGAGTCGCGTAttagtaacattcggtaaagtcaactccagaagaccactttgaccgtccgtttcgaccatggattgatacttatttcgattCGATCgaataatattaaatatgaagtattgtacttattagaaatataagtcggtgatgggattcggaatactgattaagattatgatatttgttgacTAGAAAatccggaacgagaggaagtcggaaaacgtatcttggactcttGGCAAGTTTTCAAACCATACCTTttagaactgttgtgttgtgtttattttaaaataaatgatATATACATGATATTGTATTATAATATTTTACGAATTGTAAGGTCCTTCCCAATTAGGGGCTAGCTTCCCTTTCTCGTCAACTCCTGATGCCTCAATCTTCCTCAAAACCAAGTTTCCTTGCTGGAAGAAGTAGAACCTCTCATTAACCCTCCTATTGTAATAGAGGGAGGCTATGTACTGATGCTCTGTATTATGGGCATTGGCTTTATCTCGGACCTTGTCAATAAGGTCGAGAGCGAGCCTCATGACTTTTTTATTAGTTTTTGGTTCATACGCTTCGACCCTCGGTGATCCGCGGGTGATCGCAAGGAGAATTACTGCCTCGACTCCGTAGGTCAACATGAATGGGGTAGCTTCAGTCGTAACCTTGCAAGTAGTACGATATGCCCATATTATAAGTAGCAATTCGTCCACGCATGTAAAAACCTGAATGTTTTACATCAGTTAAAGACCCATATAAATAATAACCTTGCGATTTAACAAAAACTTTTgtgaccacaccatatacgagtttttaatttaaggtTCCGatttgatattgtgattatacgtaccaaataagtgtaaataaacgctattagttttcgaagaaaatgaactttgaaaaatgaccgtatctacgaAATGTCAAGGAATACGAGGATGACGATATAATTAAAaatctaaaatcctacaaattcaaaccCAAGTACGAGGCTTCAAAACATAAAggacgtataagaaaggatttaccccgcgaACCGCTTACAAAGATTTATTACaaaaacgaataagcgaccaagcAAACGCGTAAGCAAATAAATTAACGTATCGAGCCAAGCTAACCATACAAGTTAACTATGgtaataaagtaaccatggttaaatAGTAGCTAGCCTAGCAAGAATAATAACCTAGCTATTGCATAGTAATCTAGCTAGTGAACAGTGGCATGAATAGTAGAAAGAGTACAACCTAGCAACTAGCCTTGATCataagctatcctaggaagatTTTGAAAGATTTAACAATCCTAGGAGATATATACAAAGAATGCATATCATCATTTCATAAGAAGTATCCATGAAGCCAAGCAAATTCTATCTCTCTCTCTTCAAAAAAAACAtcatgctgattttcaagaacaccgAAGAAAGAAAAATTAAAATCTCATGTTATACTCAttaaaaatcaccaaattttaaaaaaatcttcTTCATATCATTTACAAGGTACGttcaaaatttcatggccattgAATTACTATAGCATATTCAAATCCATGTTCAAAGTTGGTGATGAATAATAACTCCGAAAATctctttttgttttcttgattttcatagcaggatttaggatccttaagcacaaccaagccctcccaaggttcaaccatcaagaagaacatagtccaagatttcaataaaggtataaatctttacccaaactttgtttaaggtttaagtttcaagaagatTAAAGATCTgagttgtaaacctagtttttaTGGTTGATTTATTATTTTCTTGATGCTTAGTTAGTTAGTTATTAAGGTTGATGTTGTGGCCTCAATAATATGATGTTATTGATATAATTAAGTGTTAAAATGATGGTATGGTGATTGATGATGTTTGATTAATGAATTAGAGCGAAAACGAAACCCGAGTCGCGAGCGTAATGTTGTTAAAACGAGAGAATCGTAACCATACGTTTTTTGCAGAAATACAGAATGTATAAACTGTATATTCTTGAATAGTAagactttattatgatataaaatattatgagGATTGTTTAGGCCTTTGAATCGCTTTATTTCGATTTatggattaaaagttatgaccattttagtaaatacaatttacgtgacaaaaactgctacaaattaagaactttgtaaatagaaatgattgacttaaaaatattcaaaactcaTGAAATGTTTACAaagagtaataaatagagtttattaacgtccataaaattttcaagtaaaaatattgatttttcaattttataaaaatatcggagccgaggtcgcgcggagtaaaAATACCAAATGCAACCCACTGTTAGAAAACTGGTGCTTTGGGATTTTTACCCATGTTatcagaaaaccattttcaaataatATGTTCTAAATTTTTTCTGGATCGCGCACACAAAAATggtgcgtcaattgagttaacggtttgagagaaatcaacgttttagtgaaagcggtatgaatagtaaaactccgtagttgaccgaaattttaaaatgcttttcacctatttaaattcattttatcaaaatgaaacttttatgataaatattacaagcactcaagaagctcctagaggtggtttcgtattaatattaattttttgatttatttaaaatgTTAGAGtacgagtcgcgtaatagtaacattcggtaaagtcaactcttgAATACCACTTTGtccgtccgtttcgaccaaggattgatacttatttctAGTCGGTCGAATAATGAAAAATATGAAGTTTTGTACTAATTAGAAATATAAGTCGATGATTGGATTagtaatactgattaagattatgatatttgttgactagaaaacccggaacgagaagaagtcggaaaacgtatcatggactccaggcaagtttttcAAACCCTGCCTTTTAAAACtattgtgttgtgtttgttttcaaataaatgATATTTACATGATGTTTTATTACGATATTTTACGAATTATGATATATAAAATCATACGATATcttaatgattttggtatataaatattaccgaatttcaatcgataacgctatAGAGTAGCGTTGcatatatgaggagtatattttgTAAATAGATTTACGATTTATGCGAAAAAAATGGCTACAAATTATGAACTTTGTAAATAGAAATGATTGACTTAggaatattcaaaaatcatgaaatatttacaaagagtaagaaatagagttttttatcttctataaaaatttcaaataaaaattttaatttttcaattttataaaaatgttagAGCCAAGGTCGCGCGGAGTAAAAATACAAAAATGCAACCCACTACTAGAAAACTGGTGCTTCGGGATTTttacccctgttaccagaaaaccatttcCAAATAATATGTTCTAAATTTTGTTGAGATCATGCACGCAAAAACGGTGCTTCAATTGAGTTAACAGTTTAAGAGAAATCAACATTTTGGTGAAAgcggtatgaatagtaaaactccatAGTTGACCGAAATTttaaaatgcttttcacctatttaaattaattatatctaagtaaaacttttatgataaatattaaaagcacaCAAGAAGCTTCTCGAGGTgatttcgtattaaaatattaatttttcaatttattaaaaatgttagagtgcgggtcgcgtaatagtaacattcggtaaagtcaactctagaagaccactttgaccgtccgtttcgaccaaggattgatacttatttcgagtcggtcgaataatGAAAAATATGAAGTTTGTACTTATTAGAAATTTAAGTCGATGATtggattaggaatactgattaagattatgatatttgttgactagaaaacccggaacgagaagAAGTCGGAAAACGTATCATGGACTCCACGCAAGTTTTTCAAACACTACCTTCTAAAACTATTGTGTTGggtttgttttcaaataaatgATATATACCTGATGTTGTATTATGATATTTTACGAATtgtgatatataatatcatacgatatcttaatgattttggtatataaatattaccgaatttcaatcgataacgctatAGAGTAGCGTTGCATATCAGGAGTATATTTTGTAAATAGATTTACGATTTATGCGACAAAAATGACTACAAATCATGAACTTTGTAAATAAAAATGATTGACTTAggaatattcaaaaatcatgaaatatttacaaaGAGTAAGATATAGAGTTTTTTatcttccataaaaatttcaagtaaaaatattaaattttcaattttataaaaatgtcggagccaaGGTTGCGCAGAGTAAAAATACCAAACGCAACCGACTGCTAGAAAAATGGTGCTTCGGGATTTTTACGCTTGTTACGAGAAAACCATTTTTTAAataatgtgttctaaattttttcGAGATCGTGCACGCAAAAAcggtgcgtcaattgagttaacaGTTTAAGAGAAATCAACATTTTGGTGAAAgcggtatgaatagtaaaactccatAGTTGACCGAAATTTTAAAATgtttttcacctatttaaattcattCTATCAAAataaacttttatgataaatattaaaagcactcaagaagcttTTTGAGGTagttttgtattaaaatattaatttttcaatttattaaaaatgttagagtgcgagtcgcgtaatagtaacattcagTAAAGTCAACTCTTGAAGACCACTTtaaccgtccgtttcgaccaaggattgatactcatttcgagtcggtcgaataatgaaaaatatgaagtattgtacttgttagaaatataagtcggtgatgggattaggaatactgattaagattatgatatttatTGACTAGAAAACCCGGAACAAGAGGAAGTcggaaaacgtatcttggactctaggcaagttttcaaaccctaccttttaaaactgttgtgttgtgtttgttttcaaataaatgatatatacatgatgttatattatgatattttacaaattgtgatatataatatcatatgatatgttaatgattttggtatatgaatattaccgaatttcaatagataacgctagagagtagcgttttatatatgaggagtatattttagaccgaggatcggtcagtataatttgatgaaaatgCAGAAGTATTATGGTGGctttttatttaagaatattaacgttATAGTAAAGCGTGATGTATAAATcataagaccgagagtcagtcgGAGTTATGAAACGAAAACCCGGGATTTATCCcggtgatgttttggacgatcaaaagtccgtacttattttattccaagggactcgatgtccacttgcgaagtattaaatacctcgaacttatttaaaacgatttccaaagatcatattccctcaactctatttaatcactcgaacaatgaatattatttcagatattcattttaaaGAGGAGAAGTATCCTCCaccaattatttatttcaaactcgattacttatatctattaaagattactttaattatttaaacagaataataattcaaatattcttttaaaatatcattattcgaggtttatttatttaataactattatttaattagtaaatatttattaaatgatgtaatatgatttaaaaatagtaagacttgattttaaatattttttgaaatttcAGAAAATCAGTCTAATTATTTCGGATTGTCgaaaatattatctcgacgtatattaaatattttgaatatagtttcaaaataAACTCcaccttatttatttatctgttgacaacggtcaactcacattaccttagtacttcctccgaaaatatTTGGAAGTACATACATATACATATGAGAtgagttgtttctatcaacaagcaatacgcttgggaaacttcgatgtggttcgagttctcgagatatgataggattcttcaaaggacttggaggggtagactctagtacgatgaatactagggagactaccaaaggtaccgcaggcgaaggtattttgtgtactcaggaacttatGATGTGTGTGCATACccgaaatgggacacatagcccgaatgcggcaagggtgataaccgggatacgaaggtgtcgtccttctactagtagaaaaggttacagatttctgtattacgactgatcatcgtatgcggtggctccagtgaatgtcttaTATTCTTCCGGTtagaattgagatgcaataccgtaacccaagcctaagtaatgggtttactattaaggtatttgcagacta
This genomic interval from Apium graveolens cultivar Ventura chromosome 8, ASM990537v1, whole genome shotgun sequence contains the following:
- the LOC141679559 gene encoding uncharacterized protein LOC141679559; translated protein: MLADAKAYVKKYDRCKRHAPVVRQPTKRLTSISSPIPFAMWGMDIIGPFPVASGQRKFIVVAIDYFTKWIEVNALAKITHQEDFSIVLGKSDMSIWNVFTCVDELLLIIWAYRTTCKVTTEATPFMLTYGVEAVILLAITRGSPRVEAYEPKTNKKVMRLALDLIDKVRDKANAHNTEHQYIASLYYNRRVNERFYFFQQGNLVLRKIEASGVDEKGKLAPNWEGPYNS